The DNA window TAATGTTCATCTTTTTTCTTAATCCCCACCCACTGGGCGATCATAATCATGAGTGGTACCCCTACGCCGATTGTTGCGTAGAGAATATGGAATGATAAAGTCAAAAGCGTTAGAATACGACTCAGAAAAGCTGGATCTTGGAATTCCAATCTACTCGTCTCCTTTTTTCAAACATGTAATTTACTGTTCCCTTAGTTCCTATTGTACATCAAACGCACTTGCCAAAACTCTTCCTAAGCCTTGGTATCACAACCAACTTTGAATAAGCTGTGACAAAAACGAAGTAAAAAGAATTGAAATTTTTCTCAATTTTTAGTATTCTATAAAGAACAAAGAAAAAGGGTGATTCATCATGAGAACAAAACGGAAAGTATTTGCTTATATCACAAGAGGCGATGATGAAAATCGTGAATTGCTTGTATTCGAATACAAAGGAGAACCAGAAGTTGGCCTGCAAGTTCCAGGTGGCACAATCGAAGACGGCGAACTATTGATCGATGCATTATACCGAGAAGTAAAAGAAGAAACAGGTTTGCCACGTGAAGTTCTTGACTTTGTAGGGAAAATCCACAAGTATACGTATTATCCTGAACATCAGGATAAGGCATACGAACGGAATATTTTTCAATTTGAATATACCGGAGAACCTATTGAATTTTTTGAACACATGATTAAAAGCCAGGGCCGTGATAACGGCATGACGTTGTTATTCCGCTGGGAATCGATTAAAAGTCTGCCGCAGCTTGCAGCAGAACAAGACAAAGCAATCGAACTACTTTAGAATGTCGCAAAATAGTAACTAGCAAACGGGGCTGTCCCAAAAAGTCATGAACAATGACTTTTTGAGTACGGCCTCTTTTGCTTCTAAAAATGCACACCGAGTTCTATATTCTTGGCAGCAATCCAAAAAAAACAGACGGTGGAAAAAGAACTCTTTTTCCACCGTCTGTTTTATTTTAGAGACTTACCGGACGACTTATTTTTATTTACGGTCTTTTTCGTTCAATGAATCAATCGGTACATACATCTCAATATGACTAGCTAAGTTTTCGAATACAGCTGGCAGTAACCCACCATACTCTCCATCTAAATTGAGTAATACTCGTTCTTCTGTCGTTACTGTAATTTTGCTGGCTTTAGCATAAATTACATGAGAGTCCGATAAATGTTCACCCCGAAGAGCTAAAGAGGCAACACGGATAAACTCAGCCATATTGAGCTCTTTTAAAATTAATAACGTAAACTTCCCGTCGTTAATACTAGCATCAGGCGCTAATTTTTCAAATCCTCCAACCGAATTAGTCAATCCGATCAAAAACATCATGGCACTGTCATCAAAAACTTGACCATCGTATTCAATCCGAACACGTGAAGATCGAATCGAAGGCAGCATCTCGATGCCTTTTAAATAATAAGCCATTTGACCGAGAACTGTTTTTAACTTGCTTGGAACTTCATACGTTAGCTCCGTCAGCCTGCCGCCCCCTGCAATGTTAATAAAATACCGATCACCATTCATTAACCCAATATCCACAGGAATTGAATCACCTTTAAGAATAATATCAACAGCTTTTGTTATATCGCGTGGAATATGAACAGCGCGAGCAAAGTCATTGGTCGTTCCCATTGGAATAAGACCCACTTTGGGACGATTTTCAAAAGGAGCGATTCCTGAAACAACTTCGTTTAACGTACCGTCTCCACCCACAGCAATTACTAAATCAAACTTCCGCTCCACAGCAAAAGCTGCGGCTTGAATGGCATCGCCTTCACAAGTTGTCGCGTGACAAGATGTTTCGTAGCCCGCTTTTTCCATTTTTTCTAAAACTTCAGGCAGGTGTTTTCGGAACAACTCACGGCCGGAAGTTGGATTGTATATAATACGTGCACGTTTCATGAGATTCAGCCTTTCTGGACTTTCTGTAAAGATCGACAAAACATTTTCTAGGTAAGCAGTTATAGGTTTTCTAAAAATAGATCATTCATTTATGTTAGTGCTTTTTGAAATGCTTGACGTAAGTCTTCATAAACGATTTGCCAAAAACCATTGTTATATACAAATCCATCTGAAATCTCACCAATAACGGTCTTCAAGTGATGCTCGTATTGGGAGTCGTCTTTATCCGGAAGTACCGATTTCTTTTCATCGACAAAGTTTTGAACTTCAGGTGCTCGTGGTCCCCAAGTACCCAGAACCTTGCCATCTTTTGAAAGAATAATGTATTTAGGAATTGAACGTCCGCTATTCGTTAAATAACGATCCATCAATTCGAGATTTTCATCACGGTATACGCAATGAACCTCTAAATGAACCGCATCTGTGATTTTTCGCAGGATGGCATTATTCATCATCGCATCGCCACACCAATCTTCAGTAATAACCAAAATATGAGGTTGCTTTTCTTTTAGCAACGCCATAAATTCCGAGTCTTCTGGAAGGTTAAACTTCTCATAGATGCTATAGGACTTTTGCTGATTCGACTCCATTTGAGCCATATAACTTTCCAAAGTAATGCCAGCTTCAAAATACTGCTGCTCCGTCATCATACAATCACGTCTCCCTCTTCCTACTTTCTACTAAACAGTCGGTTCCTCTCGAATTAGAAGGTTCATTCACATGAATTCAGTTGAAATTACAAGATCCATCAAGCACATGCTATTGATCCAAACTTATCTTTACTACCAGTTTACTGTTATGTAGCAAAGTCTTCAAGGCTTAGGTGAAGAAATGCTGATTTACAGCGGTGTAAGTCACCACTAATTAACGGTCAACTTAAAGACGTCTAAAGTTTAACTTAGTTTCACTAAGCATAAAATAAACTTTTACCTGCAATTCTCCTAACTAAAAGAAGCCGATTCCAGCACGAAGCGCGTCCATCGGCTAAACGAAGCTAAAGACAAACGGATTTTTCTTAGCTTTAGCGAGAGCAATGCTCAAAGTGGCCGGTATCGCTTTAACTTTACCCAACCCATAAAAAAGGATGATCCATAATGGACCATCCTTTCACATAGGTAAAGCTTATCTTTTAGCAATTTCTTCAAGAAGAATTTTATTAAGCAATGGCGGATTTGCTTGCCCTTTAGTTTGTTTCATGATTTGCCCGACAAGGAAACCAATTGCTCGATCTTTACCGTTTTTAAAGTCTTCAATCGACTGTGGATTATTGTCAAGAGCTGCTGTAACGAATTCACGCAATGTGTTCTCATCAGAGATCTGAACAAGTCCTTTCGCTTTAACGATATTGTTCGCGTCGCCGCCTTTTTCAATCAATTCCTTAAAGACTTTCTTCGCAATTTTAGATGAAATGGTGCCATCTGAAATCAATTTGATCATACCAGCCAAACCTTCTGGTGTTAATTCCGTATCTTCAAGTTCTTTTTGCTCAGCGTTCAAGTAAGCAGATACTTCCCCCATCAACCAGTTAGATGACAGTTTTGCGTCGGCGCCAGCAGTTACTGTTGCTTCGAAGAAATCCGAAATTGGTTTTGCTAGTGTCAGAACCATAGCGTCATAAGAAGACATGCCTAGCTCTGAAACATAACGAGCTTTTCGTGCATCTGGCAATTCTGGAATTTCTGAACGAACGCGTTCTAGCCAAGCATCATCAATAACGATATCGACAAGATCAGGTTCAGGGAAGTAACGATAATCGTCAGATCCTTCTTTAATGCGCATCAACAAGGTTTTTCCTGTGGATTCGTCGTAACGACGTGTTTCTTGCTCGATAATCCCACCGGACAATAACACTTGCTCTTGACGAACTTGCTCATGCTCAATCCCTTTACGAACAAAGTTGAACGAGTTTAAGTTTTTCAATTCGGTTTTTGTGCCAAATTGTTCTTGACCAAACGGACGAAGCGAAATGTTCGCGTCGCAACGCAATGATCCTTCTTCCATGCGTACATCAGAAACGCCTGTGTACTGAATAATGGCTTTGATTTTTTCAAGATACGCATACGCTTCATCAGCTGTACGAATATCTGGCTCAGAAACAATTTCGATTAATGGTGTGCCTTGACGGTTAAAGTCAACCAATGAATGGCCTTTGCCCGTGTGCGTTAGTTTCCCTGCATCTTCTTCCATATGAAGACGGGTAATGCCAATCCGTTTTTTCTCGCCTTTTACTTCAATTTCAATCCAGCCATGCTCACCAATCGGCTGATCAAATTGTGAAATTTGATAAGCTTTCGGGTTATCTGGATAAAAATAGTTTTTGCGATCAAATTTCGTGTGGCGCGTAATTTCGCAGTTTAATGCAAGTGCCGCTCTCATTGCCCAGTCCACTGCTGTTTTATTCACTACTGGTAAAACACCTGGATAGCCAAGGTCAATGACGTTTGTATTGGTATTCGGTTCCGCACCAAAATGAGCCGGTGCTGGAGAAAACATTTTCGATTCTGTTTTTAATTCAACGTGGACTTCAAGTCCAATGATTGTTTCAAAATTCATTGTGCTGCTCCCTCCCATGTTTGAGGAGTTTTTTTATGGAAATCTGTTGCTTGTTCATATACATCTGCAACACGATAAACGGTTTCTTCATCAAAATGTTTCCCGATAATTTGCAAACCTAGTGGTAGACCATTTTCAAACCCACAAGGAATAGAGATAGCTGGAACACCTGCTAAGTTAACTGGAATTGTTAAAATATCGTTTGCATACATTGTTAATGGATCGTCAATGATTTCACCAATTTTAAATGCTGGTGTTGGCGTTGTTGGACCAACGATGACATCGTATTTTTCAAATGCATCATCAAAGTCTTTTTTGATCAATGTCCGAACTTTTTGTGCTTTTTTGTAGTAAGCATCGTAATAACCTGAGCTTAGTGCATACGTTCCAAGCATGATGCGGCGTTTTACTTCATCACCAAATCCTTCAGAGCGCGTATTCATGTAAAACTCAAGAAGACTTCCTGCTTTTTCTGTGCGGTAGCCATAACGAATGCCATCGAAACGTGACAGGTTAGATGAAGCTTCAGAAGAAGCCAAAATATAATACGTAGCTAATGCGTATTTCGAATGAGGCAGTGAAATTTCTTCACAAATCGCACCCTGTTCTTCAAGCACTTTCAAAGCATCAAGAACAGCTTGTTTTGCTGCTTCGCCAACACCTTCAGCAAAATATTCTTTTGGAACACCGATGCGAAGACCTGTAATGTCACCCGTCAATGCCGCAGTGAAATCCGGAACTTCAACATTAGCAGAAGTTGAATCTTTGTCGTCATATCCCGAAATCGCATTTAACAGGAGTGCGTTGTCTTTTACAGTTCGTGTAATTGGACCGATTTGATCTAACGATGAAGCATAAGCAATCAACCCAAAACGCGAAATTCGTCCGTAAGTAGGCTTCATACCAACTACACCACAAAAAGCAGCAGGTTGACGAAT is part of the Planococcus kocurii genome and encodes:
- a CDS encoding NUDIX hydrolase; amino-acid sequence: MRTKRKVFAYITRGDDENRELLVFEYKGEPEVGLQVPGGTIEDGELLIDALYREVKEETGLPREVLDFVGKIHKYTYYPEHQDKAYERNIFQFEYTGEPIEFFEHMIKSQGRDNGMTLLFRWESIKSLPQLAAEQDKAIELL
- a CDS encoding diacylglycerol kinase, which produces MKRARIIYNPTSGRELFRKHLPEVLEKMEKAGYETSCHATTCEGDAIQAAAFAVERKFDLVIAVGGDGTLNEVVSGIAPFENRPKVGLIPMGTTNDFARAVHIPRDITKAVDIILKGDSIPVDIGLMNGDRYFINIAGGGRLTELTYEVPSKLKTVLGQMAYYLKGIEMLPSIRSSRVRIEYDGQVFDDSAMMFLIGLTNSVGGFEKLAPDASINDGKFTLLILKELNMAEFIRVASLALRGEHLSDSHVIYAKASKITVTTEERVLLNLDGEYGGLLPAVFENLASHIEMYVPIDSLNEKDRK
- a CDS encoding thioredoxin family protein codes for the protein MMTEQQYFEAGITLESYMAQMESNQQKSYSIYEKFNLPEDSEFMALLKEKQPHILVITEDWCGDAMMNNAILRKITDAVHLEVHCVYRDENLELMDRYLTNSGRSIPKYIILSKDGKVLGTWGPRAPEVQNFVDEKKSVLPDKDDSQYEHHLKTVIGEISDGFVYNNGFWQIVYEDLRQAFQKALT
- the gatB gene encoding Asp-tRNA(Asn)/Glu-tRNA(Gln) amidotransferase subunit GatB produces the protein MNFETIIGLEVHVELKTESKMFSPAPAHFGAEPNTNTNVIDLGYPGVLPVVNKTAVDWAMRAALALNCEITRHTKFDRKNYFYPDNPKAYQISQFDQPIGEHGWIEIEVKGEKKRIGITRLHMEEDAGKLTHTGKGHSLVDFNRQGTPLIEIVSEPDIRTADEAYAYLEKIKAIIQYTGVSDVRMEEGSLRCDANISLRPFGQEQFGTKTELKNLNSFNFVRKGIEHEQVRQEQVLLSGGIIEQETRRYDESTGKTLLMRIKEGSDDYRYFPEPDLVDIVIDDAWLERVRSEIPELPDARKARYVSELGMSSYDAMVLTLAKPISDFFEATVTAGADAKLSSNWLMGEVSAYLNAEQKELEDTELTPEGLAGMIKLISDGTISSKIAKKVFKELIEKGGDANNIVKAKGLVQISDENTLREFVTAALDNNPQSIEDFKNGKDRAIGFLVGQIMKQTKGQANPPLLNKILLEEIAKR
- the gatA gene encoding Asp-tRNA(Asn)/Glu-tRNA(Gln) amidotransferase subunit GatA; the protein is MSLVEKTAAQLQEMIHTKEITIAEMTEKAFERIEALEPKVDAFLALNKERATQLAKEMDSVPFAERGPLFGLPIGVKDNIVTEGLETTASSRILEGFNPIYDATVVDKLKAAGMVTVGKLNMDEFAMGSSNENSYYKKTKNPWNLETVPGGSSGGSAAAVASGQVPFSLGSDTGGSIRQPAAFCGVVGMKPTYGRISRFGLIAYASSLDQIGPITRTVKDNALLLNAISGYDDKDSTSANVEVPDFTAALTGDITGLRIGVPKEYFAEGVGEAAKQAVLDALKVLEEQGAICEEISLPHSKYALATYYILASSEASSNLSRFDGIRYGYRTEKAGSLLEFYMNTRSEGFGDEVKRRIMLGTYALSSGYYDAYYKKAQKVRTLIKKDFDDAFEKYDVIVGPTTPTPAFKIGEIIDDPLTMYANDILTIPVNLAGVPAISIPCGFENGLPLGLQIIGKHFDEETVYRVADVYEQATDFHKKTPQTWEGAAQ